A single Paratractidigestivibacter faecalis DNA region contains:
- a CDS encoding ATP-binding protein — MADGSDDLLGFVASMGGERALRVEENLGEGYVRLRVAEAERRQAKHDVRCVEDVVIEMLRNARDAGARHIYVATTREGDLRSLVMIDDGSGIPEDMQDRIFEARVTSKLESVHMDRWGVHGRGMALFSVRENAVSAAVASSGVGLGSSIKVVTDATQLSERRDQSTWPSVGVDEDGVQSCVRGPHNIIRTCCDFALEERGTCEVYLGSPAEIAATARMRAASSVDGADLLFIDSLSELPVLERLKVAADASELLDVCRALGLEMSERTAHRIVAGQIKPLRSVLSRLTHKAEPAERREVDLRRDRRGLKISRDDAEEFSRIMERGFSYVAKRYYLSLSAEPKVKVSPHRITVTFDLDESD, encoded by the coding sequence ATGGCTGATGGCAGCGACGACCTCCTTGGCTTCGTCGCCTCCATGGGAGGCGAGCGTGCCCTTCGCGTCGAGGAGAACCTCGGCGAGGGGTACGTTCGCCTTCGTGTGGCCGAGGCCGAGAGGCGCCAGGCCAAGCACGACGTTCGCTGTGTCGAGGACGTCGTCATCGAGATGCTCCGCAACGCGAGGGACGCCGGCGCTCGGCACATCTACGTGGCCACTACGCGCGAGGGAGACCTGAGGTCCCTCGTCATGATCGACGACGGCTCCGGCATCCCGGAGGACATGCAGGACCGCATCTTCGAGGCGCGCGTCACCTCCAAGCTCGAGAGCGTCCACATGGACCGCTGGGGCGTGCACGGCCGCGGCATGGCGCTGTTCTCCGTGAGGGAGAACGCCGTCAGCGCTGCTGTGGCGTCATCTGGCGTGGGCCTTGGGTCTTCTATCAAGGTGGTCACCGACGCCACGCAGCTCTCCGAGAGACGCGACCAGTCCACCTGGCCCTCAGTCGGCGTGGACGAGGACGGAGTTCAGTCCTGCGTGCGCGGCCCGCACAACATCATCAGGACCTGCTGCGACTTTGCCCTCGAGGAGCGCGGCACCTGCGAGGTGTACCTCGGCTCCCCGGCAGAGATCGCCGCCACGGCTCGCATGAGGGCCGCCTCCTCCGTCGATGGCGCCGACCTTCTCTTCATCGACTCCCTCTCGGAGCTTCCCGTGCTCGAGCGCCTCAAGGTCGCCGCCGACGCGAGCGAGCTTCTCGACGTCTGCCGCGCCCTTGGGCTCGAGATGTCAGAGCGCACGGCGCACCGCATCGTGGCCGGGCAGATTAAGCCCCTGAGGAGCGTCCTCTCCCGACTCACCCACAAGGCCGAGCCCGCCGAGCGCCGCGAGGTCGACCTCAGGCGCGACCGGCGCGGCCTCAAGATCTCCAGGGACGACGCCGAGGAGTTCTCGCGCATCATGGAGCGGGGCTTCTCGTACGTTGCCAAGCGCTACTACCTGTCGCTTTCCGCCGAGCCCAAGGTGAAGGTTTCCCCCCATAGAATCACCGTGACCTTCGACCTTGACGAGAGCGACTGA
- a CDS encoding stage V sporulation protein S produces MDFLKVSSKSSPASVAGAIAGMVKDGVPVNMQCVGAGAVNQAIKAVAIARGFLIPTGVDISCAPTFSDVEIGGESRTAIRIAVYVHRINAQAGALTVDDTLGMVS; encoded by the coding sequence ATGGATTTCCTCAAAGTCTCAAGCAAGTCGTCGCCCGCGTCGGTCGCGGGCGCCATCGCCGGCATGGTGAAGGACGGCGTCCCGGTCAACATGCAGTGCGTTGGCGCAGGCGCGGTCAACCAGGCCATAAAGGCCGTCGCCATTGCCCGTGGCTTCCTCATCCCCACCGGCGTGGACATCTCCTGCGCACCGACCTTCTCGGACGTGGAGATCGGCGGCGAGAGCCGCACGGCAATCCGGATTGCGGTCTACGTCCACCGCATCAACGCCCAGGCGGGCGCCCTAACCGTTGACGATACCCTTGGGATGGTGTCCTAG
- the miaB gene encoding tRNA (N6-isopentenyl adenosine(37)-C2)-methylthiotransferase MiaB — MADLMTLVGKTYVVKTFGCQMNLHDSERVSGLLDQCGCICVDETDQADIVVFMTCCVRENADQRLYGQASAMVSAPKPPCGRRVVAIGGCIAQRDGEKIRKNIPAADVVFGTSALASLPELLAEAFSDDGSVVEVDTGEEGRGFSADLPSRRAQRFHAWVPIMQGCNNFCTYCIVPYVRGREKSRTLEAVVAECEKLVADGVREITLLGQNVNSYGRNIYGEPRFAELLRAVGQTGVERIRFTSSNPKDLSEEAIRAMAEVPAVMPHLHLAVQSGSTRVLKAMNRSYTREEYLDLARRLKEAIPGLALSTDIIVGFPGETEEDFEETLSLVKEAGFSSAFTFIYSPRPGTPAAKMPNDTPHEVIQERFDRLADQVARQAHDANQADLGALSTVLVEGTSKRDDSVLVGHSEKNQTVHFCLPEGLSAKDLIGKIVDVRVREAKTWYLRGEVEGDPR, encoded by the coding sequence ATGGCCGACCTCATGACCCTTGTTGGCAAGACCTACGTCGTCAAGACCTTTGGCTGCCAGATGAACCTGCACGACTCCGAGCGTGTGAGCGGCCTTCTTGACCAGTGCGGCTGCATCTGCGTCGATGAGACCGACCAGGCTGACATCGTGGTCTTCATGACGTGCTGCGTCCGCGAGAACGCCGACCAGCGCCTCTACGGCCAGGCCTCGGCCATGGTGAGCGCTCCCAAGCCGCCCTGCGGCCGCAGGGTCGTTGCCATCGGCGGCTGCATCGCGCAGCGCGACGGCGAGAAGATTCGCAAGAACATACCCGCGGCGGACGTCGTCTTCGGCACCTCGGCGCTCGCGAGCCTGCCCGAGCTTCTCGCCGAGGCGTTTTCCGACGACGGCTCCGTCGTCGAGGTGGACACCGGCGAGGAGGGTCGCGGCTTCTCCGCCGACCTTCCCAGCAGGCGCGCGCAGCGCTTCCACGCCTGGGTGCCCATCATGCAGGGCTGCAACAACTTCTGCACGTACTGCATCGTCCCGTATGTCCGCGGACGCGAGAAGAGCCGTACGCTCGAGGCCGTCGTGGCCGAGTGCGAGAAGCTCGTGGCCGACGGCGTGCGCGAGATCACGCTCCTGGGGCAGAACGTAAACTCCTATGGCCGCAACATCTACGGGGAGCCTCGCTTCGCCGAGCTGCTGCGCGCCGTCGGGCAGACCGGCGTCGAGCGCATACGCTTCACCTCGTCCAACCCCAAGGACCTCTCCGAGGAGGCCATCCGCGCCATGGCGGAGGTCCCCGCCGTGATGCCGCACCTTCACCTGGCCGTCCAGAGCGGCTCCACCCGCGTGCTGAAGGCGATGAACCGCAGCTACACTCGAGAGGAGTACCTGGACCTGGCGAGGCGCCTCAAGGAGGCCATCCCCGGCCTTGCCCTCTCGACCGACATCATCGTCGGCTTCCCCGGCGAGACCGAGGAGGACTTCGAGGAGACGCTCTCCCTCGTCAAGGAGGCGGGCTTCTCGTCTGCCTTCACGTTCATCTACTCGCCGCGTCCCGGCACGCCTGCCGCCAAGATGCCCAACGACACGCCCCACGAGGTCATCCAGGAGCGCTTCGACCGCCTTGCCGACCAGGTGGCGCGTCAGGCGCACGACGCCAACCAGGCCGACCTGGGAGCCCTCTCGACGGTCCTCGTCGAGGGAACCTCCAAGCGCGACGACTCCGTCCTCGTCGGCCACAGCGAGAAGAACCAGACGGTCCACTTCTGCCTGCCCGAGGGGCTCAGCGCAAAGGACCTCATCGGAAAGATCGTCGACGTCCGCGTGCGCGAGGCCAAGACGTGGTATCTGCGCGGCGAGGTCGAGGGCGACCCTCGATGA
- the miaA gene encoding tRNA (adenosine(37)-N6)-dimethylallyltransferase MiaA, with protein sequence MSEASKVVCIVGPTASGKSSLAEAVALRLKSAVVSVDAMQVYRGMDVGTAKTPAGERRCPLLMVDVCDPTESYSVQRFQADARSCADGLLADGRTPVLCGGTGLYLDAVIDEMDFPAGEVGGRARSAYEDLLAERGPEGLHALLAERDPRSAELIHPNNSRRVVRALEMLDEGVSYAQKHEGLKRRSPHYAASIWALSMSRDRLYQRIDQRVDLMMEQRLLDEVAALRDDGLVADSTAGQAIGYKELLSHLAGECSLEEAVQTIKRRTRNYAKRQLSWIRRDGRARVLDMDALSTEEACELVVSGLGVGQDDDGGGR encoded by the coding sequence ATGAGCGAGGCCTCCAAGGTCGTGTGCATCGTCGGCCCCACGGCCTCGGGCAAGAGCTCTCTTGCCGAGGCCGTGGCCCTGCGCCTCAAGAGCGCCGTCGTCTCCGTCGATGCCATGCAGGTCTATCGCGGCATGGACGTGGGCACCGCAAAGACCCCGGCGGGGGAGAGGCGCTGCCCGCTTCTGATGGTCGACGTCTGCGACCCCACCGAGAGCTACTCCGTCCAGCGCTTTCAGGCTGACGCACGCTCCTGCGCGGACGGCCTCCTTGCAGATGGGCGCACTCCGGTCCTGTGCGGTGGCACGGGGCTCTACCTCGATGCCGTCATCGACGAGATGGACTTTCCGGCTGGCGAGGTCGGCGGACGCGCCCGCAGCGCCTACGAGGACCTGCTTGCGGAGCGTGGTCCCGAGGGGCTCCACGCGCTTCTCGCCGAGCGAGACCCCAGGAGTGCGGAGCTCATCCACCCCAACAACTCCCGTCGCGTGGTGCGGGCGCTCGAGATGCTCGACGAGGGGGTCTCGTATGCCCAGAAGCACGAGGGGCTCAAGCGCCGCAGCCCTCACTACGCGGCATCGATCTGGGCGCTCTCCATGAGCCGTGACCGTCTTTACCAGCGCATTGACCAGCGCGTCGACCTCATGATGGAGCAGAGGCTCCTTGACGAGGTCGCTGCGCTCAGAGACGACGGACTCGTGGCCGACTCCACCGCGGGGCAGGCCATCGGGTACAAGGAGCTTCTCTCCCACCTTGCGGGGGAGTGCTCCCTCGAGGAGGCTGTCCAGACCATCAAGCGCCGCACGCGCAACTACGCCAAGCGGCAGCTCTCCTGGATCAGGCGAGACGGTCGTGCCAGGGTCCTTGACATGGACGCGCTCTCCACTGAGGAGGCCTGCGAGCTTGTGGTTTCCGGGCTCGGCGTTGGCCAGGACGACGATGGGGGTGGCAGATGA
- the hflX gene encoding GTPase HflX: MSRSADRFKPISTAPVPERAILVGVDLGGSDWSCEESLAELARLAQTDGAEVVLTMSQRLDAPVPKTFIGKGKVEELVSYVRNMDADVVIFDEELTPSQQSNLERIVGEPVKIIDRTALILDIFGVHARTREGRLQVQLAQLQYVLPRLRGMWSHLVGEQTRGGIGSRFGQGESQLEVDRRLVRDKISNLRRELQRLEVRRGVQSKARWDSGVYRVALVGYTNAGKSTLLNRLTGSEVYAKDELFATLDPTTRSMVLDEGRKITVTDTVGFIQKLPTTLVEAFKSTLAEVRAADLVLLVVDASDPHCEQEIAAVRGILSEIGAEQIRQVMVLNKCDLLDEDQMAERLSAHPDAVQVSAIEGTGVAGLLYAISSVASEGDVSMTVLVPYEKGLLLKMVHERCQVMRERYVQGGLLATVKASARMSATLAPYEVDEEALA; the protein is encoded by the coding sequence ATGAGCAGGTCTGCGGACAGGTTCAAGCCCATCAGCACGGCGCCGGTGCCCGAGCGCGCAATTCTCGTGGGCGTCGATCTCGGCGGGTCCGACTGGTCGTGCGAAGAATCGCTCGCAGAGCTTGCGCGCCTTGCGCAGACGGACGGGGCCGAGGTGGTCCTCACCATGAGCCAGCGGCTCGACGCTCCCGTGCCTAAGACGTTCATCGGCAAGGGCAAGGTCGAGGAGCTGGTGAGCTACGTCCGCAATATGGATGCGGACGTGGTCATCTTTGATGAGGAACTCACCCCCTCCCAGCAGTCCAACCTTGAGCGCATCGTTGGCGAGCCGGTCAAGATCATCGACCGAACCGCGCTCATCCTCGACATCTTTGGGGTCCATGCTCGGACGCGCGAGGGACGCCTGCAGGTGCAGCTTGCGCAGCTCCAATACGTCCTGCCCCGTCTCAGGGGCATGTGGAGCCACCTCGTCGGCGAGCAGACCAGGGGTGGAATCGGCAGCCGCTTTGGCCAGGGCGAGAGCCAGCTTGAGGTTGACCGTCGCCTGGTGAGGGACAAGATCTCCAACCTCAGGCGGGAGCTCCAGCGGCTCGAGGTGAGGCGCGGGGTCCAGAGCAAGGCGCGCTGGGACTCGGGAGTCTACCGCGTGGCGCTGGTGGGCTACACGAATGCTGGCAAGTCGACGCTTCTCAACCGGCTCACGGGGTCCGAGGTCTATGCCAAGGACGAGCTCTTTGCGACGCTCGACCCAACGACGAGGTCCATGGTCCTCGACGAGGGCCGCAAGATCACCGTTACGGATACGGTCGGCTTCATCCAGAAGCTCCCGACGACCCTGGTGGAGGCCTTCAAGTCGACGCTTGCCGAGGTCAGGGCCGCGGATCTGGTACTTCTGGTGGTGGACGCGTCGGACCCGCACTGCGAGCAGGAGATTGCCGCCGTGAGGGGCATCCTCTCCGAGATCGGCGCAGAACAGATCAGGCAGGTCATGGTGCTCAACAAGTGCGACCTTCTGGACGAGGACCAGATGGCAGAGAGGCTCTCCGCTCACCCTGACGCCGTCCAGGTCTCTGCCATTGAAGGCACGGGCGTGGCCGGTCTTCTCTACGCCATCTCCTCCGTTGCGTCTGAGGGAGACGTCTCCATGACCGTGCTCGTTCCCTACGAGAAGGGCCTTCTTCTCAAGATGGTCCACGAGAGGTGCCAGGTCATGAGGGAGCGCTACGTTCAGGGAGGCCTTCTTGCCACGGTCAAGGCCTCCGCTCGCATGAGCGCCACGCTGGCCCCCTACGAGGTCGATGAGGAGGCCCTGGCCTAG
- a CDS encoding heparan-alpha-glucosaminide N-acetyltransferase, giving the protein MARRVRFFDSLRGLSVLSMVGFHLCYDLRYLAGLSLPWFQGTFQDIWRATISWVFLFLAGVMSSYSRNNYRRAAKYALFALAIFAVTAIAAVDDAISFGIIFCMAACTLVTAILETLRIRPGGLVAGAACVAAFLALLHVPSGYLDLGFTRMALPQELYATPWLSWLGFPGPGFVSGDYYPVLPYLLMYLAGASAGPSLKDSFCSGRVRDLGLRPLEWLGRHALLVYAAHQPVLLVIASLVSRRSLL; this is encoded by the coding sequence ATGGCTAGGCGCGTCCGCTTCTTCGATTCGCTCAGGGGCCTCTCAGTCCTGTCCATGGTGGGCTTTCACCTCTGCTATGACCTGAGGTACCTGGCCGGGCTTTCCCTCCCCTGGTTCCAGGGAACCTTCCAGGACATATGGAGGGCCACCATCTCCTGGGTGTTCCTGTTTCTAGCCGGAGTGATGAGCTCCTACTCAAGGAACAACTATCGACGGGCAGCCAAATACGCCCTCTTCGCCCTTGCCATCTTTGCCGTGACGGCGATCGCCGCCGTTGACGATGCCATCTCGTTCGGAATCATCTTCTGCATGGCAGCCTGCACGCTTGTCACCGCCATCCTGGAGACCCTCCGGATTCGTCCCGGGGGCCTTGTGGCTGGCGCGGCATGCGTTGCCGCCTTTCTTGCGCTGCTGCACGTACCCTCAGGCTACCTCGACCTTGGTTTCACGCGGATGGCCCTACCACAAGAGCTCTATGCGACCCCTTGGCTCTCTTGGCTTGGGTTCCCAGGTCCGGGATTTGTTTCGGGCGACTACTACCCGGTTCTCCCCTACCTGCTCATGTACCTTGCTGGCGCCAGCGCAGGCCCCTCGCTGAAGGACTCCTTTTGCAGCGGCCGTGTCAGAGACCTTGGCCTTAGGCCACTTGAATGGCTCGGAAGGCACGCGCTTCTCGTCTATGCGGCTCACCAACCGGTGTTGCTGGTCATAGCGTCGCTTGTGTCCAGAAGGAGCCTCCTCTAG
- the lexA gene encoding transcriptional repressor LexA, producing MPRGKISKRQQEIYDYIKSYTEEHAYPPSVREIGTAVGLASPSTVHMHLKQLEEQGLIRRDSKKPRTIEVVQKEEPQPQRLAEVTQDLNHNLISLPVVGRVAAGTPILAEQNVEETLTLPTSIVGDASSFILRVRGESMINAGIFDGDYIIVKEQHEAHNGEIVVALIDDSATVKTFYREKDRIRLQPENDSMEPIYADNPVILGRVTALIRSM from the coding sequence ATGCCCAGGGGAAAGATCAGCAAGCGCCAGCAGGAAATCTATGACTACATCAAGTCATACACGGAGGAGCACGCCTACCCACCTTCGGTCAGGGAGATAGGCACTGCGGTCGGGCTGGCCTCCCCCTCCACGGTTCACATGCACCTCAAGCAGCTCGAGGAGCAGGGGCTCATCCGCAGGGACTCCAAGAAGCCCCGCACCATCGAGGTCGTCCAGAAGGAGGAGCCCCAGCCCCAGCGACTGGCAGAGGTGACCCAGGACCTCAACCACAACCTCATCTCGCTGCCCGTCGTGGGCAGGGTGGCCGCAGGTACGCCAATCCTCGCCGAACAGAACGTCGAGGAGACCCTCACGCTGCCGACCAGCATCGTTGGCGACGCAAGCTCCTTCATCCTGAGGGTCCGCGGAGAGTCCATGATCAACGCCGGCATCTTCGATGGTGACTACATCATCGTCAAGGAGCAGCACGAGGCCCACAACGGTGAGATCGTCGTCGCCCTCATAGATGACTCGGCCACCGTCAAGACCTTCTACCGCGAGAAGGACCGCATCAGGCTCCAGCCCGAGAACGACAGCATGGAGCCCATCTACGCCGACAACCCGGTCATTCTCGGCAGGGTAACCGCCCTCATCCGCTCCATGTAG
- a CDS encoding LysM peptidoglycan-binding domain-containing protein, which translates to MSNQSSAYCYGSAAIKIDAPFLVLHEGGASRTARRSECQHNAKPLGLGVLLAGVLVCLAVIGGIYFAQAHSSQVVASALGQAQASERVVRDGESLWRIAQECDVPGTSTRDVVDWIEAANSLDGGAVYAGQRILVPSGVVSAR; encoded by the coding sequence ATGAGCAACCAGTCAAGCGCCTACTGCTACGGATCTGCCGCAATCAAGATTGATGCTCCGTTCCTGGTCCTCCACGAGGGCGGTGCCAGCCGCACGGCCAGGCGTTCCGAGTGCCAGCACAACGCAAAGCCCCTCGGACTCGGCGTTCTTCTCGCTGGGGTTCTTGTTTGCCTTGCCGTAATTGGCGGCATTTACTTTGCCCAGGCGCATTCCTCGCAGGTCGTTGCAAGCGCCCTCGGGCAGGCGCAGGCCTCGGAGCGCGTGGTGCGCGACGGAGAGAGCCTTTGGCGCATCGCCCAGGAGTGCGACGTCCCCGGCACCTCAACGCGTGACGTCGTGGATTGGATCGAGGCGGCAAACTCCCTTGACGGTGGGGCCGTCTATGCGGGTCAGCGCATTCTCGTTCCCAGTGGGGTCGTCTCAGCCCGGTAA
- the nrdR gene encoding transcriptional regulator NrdR, whose protein sequence is MRCPKCGCEESKVVDSRPSESNDAIRRRRECTRCGFRFTTYERCEETPLLVVKKDGHKETFDRQKLMRGLVAATVKRDIPINTLNSLIDGIVSELRDKGCMEVSSEDLGSMVLKRLMDMDKVAYIRFASVYRDFKDIDEFSEELRSLQK, encoded by the coding sequence ATGCGCTGTCCCAAGTGCGGTTGCGAGGAGTCAAAGGTCGTCGACTCCCGACCCTCTGAGAGCAACGACGCCATTCGCAGGCGCCGTGAGTGTACCAGGTGCGGCTTCAGGTTCACGACCTACGAGAGGTGCGAGGAGACGCCCCTTCTTGTCGTCAAGAAGGACGGCCACAAGGAGACGTTTGACAGGCAGAAGCTCATGAGAGGCCTTGTTGCGGCCACGGTCAAGCGCGACATCCCCATCAACACGCTCAACTCGCTCATCGACGGCATCGTCTCCGAGCTTCGAGACAAGGGCTGCATGGAGGTTTCTTCCGAGGACCTCGGCAGCATGGTTCTCAAGCGGCTGATGGACATGGACAAGGTCGCCTACATCCGCTTTGCCTCCGTCTACCGGGACTTCAAGGACATTGACGAGTTCAGCGAGGAGCTAAGGAGCCTTCAGAAATGA
- the dut gene encoding dUTP diphosphatase: MTLDAIDLPIKRLDATVELPAYAYEGDAGLDLRSNEDVVLAPLERRLIGTGLAIAIPDGYAGFVQPRSGLALKKGLSMANTPGLVDAHYRGELKVCAINLDAHEPIVISKGERIAQLVIQRVPQVHLREVEQLDQTDRGEGGFGSSGVN, translated from the coding sequence ATGACGCTCGACGCCATCGACCTTCCTATTAAGCGGCTTGACGCAACGGTCGAGCTCCCGGCCTATGCCTACGAGGGTGACGCTGGCCTCGACCTGAGGTCTAACGAGGACGTTGTGCTGGCTCCCTTAGAGAGGAGACTTATCGGCACCGGTCTTGCCATCGCCATTCCCGATGGCTATGCAGGCTTCGTGCAGCCCAGAAGTGGTCTTGCTCTCAAGAAGGGGCTCTCCATGGCCAACACCCCCGGGTTGGTGGACGCCCACTATCGGGGCGAGCTCAAGGTCTGTGCCATCAACCTCGATGCCCATGAGCCCATCGTCATCTCCAAGGGCGAGCGCATTGCCCAGCTTGTCATCCAGCGCGTCCCCCAGGTGCATCTCCGCGAGGTCGAGCAGCTTGACCAGACGGACCGCGGCGAAGGTGGCTTTGGCTCCAGCGGCGTCAACTGA
- a CDS encoding NAD(P)/FAD-dependent oxidoreductase, whose product MNPIDVLVIGAGPAGLTAAIYARRSLLDTVVLEQEAPGGQMLLTPGIENYPGFGNVAGYELAERMETQARDLGARFLSDRASGLSPVPDGLIDCILESGQRLTSRSVIIASGASARKAGFINEAQFTGRGVSYCATCDGLFFRNKHVFVVGGGDSAVVEALHLARVARFVTMVVRKPHLAASGARQREVLEEPKISVRFQAVIESVDGAHSVETVALRDLRTGQTETLDYGDEGCGVFVAVGRKPSTEFLSKDLGILDEQGHVVTDHHMRTAVPGVFAAGDVRAKSMRQVVTACSDGAIAAESASSYLANPQSFQTIKPR is encoded by the coding sequence ATGAACCCGATTGACGTCTTGGTCATTGGCGCTGGACCCGCAGGGCTCACGGCGGCTATCTATGCCAGAAGGTCCCTGCTCGATACGGTCGTTCTTGAGCAAGAGGCCCCTGGCGGCCAGATGCTTCTGACCCCTGGCATCGAGAACTACCCGGGCTTTGGCAACGTTGCGGGCTACGAGCTCGCCGAACGCATGGAGACCCAGGCAAGAGACCTCGGGGCACGGTTCCTTTCGGACAGGGCATCTGGCCTCTCCCCAGTGCCTGACGGGCTCATTGACTGCATCCTCGAGTCGGGCCAACGCTTGACGTCGAGGTCGGTCATCATTGCCTCCGGAGCCAGCGCAAGAAAGGCTGGCTTTATCAACGAGGCCCAGTTCACGGGACGTGGGGTCTCGTATTGCGCAACCTGCGACGGACTGTTCTTCAGAAACAAACATGTGTTCGTAGTTGGTGGGGGAGACTCGGCTGTCGTGGAGGCCCTGCACCTGGCGAGGGTGGCGCGATTCGTGACTATGGTGGTCAGAAAGCCCCATCTTGCCGCCAGCGGGGCTCGCCAACGGGAGGTCCTGGAAGAGCCCAAGATCTCGGTGAGGTTCCAGGCCGTCATTGAGTCCGTAGACGGTGCCCATTCCGTAGAGACCGTCGCGCTCAGGGACCTCAGGACCGGCCAGACTGAGACGCTCGACTATGGGGACGAGGGCTGCGGCGTCTTTGTCGCTGTGGGCAGAAAGCCCTCCACCGAGTTTCTGTCGAAGGACCTCGGCATCCTTGACGAGCAAGGTCACGTCGTCACGGACCATCACATGAGAACCGCCGTGCCCGGCGTCTTTGCCGCGGGTGACGTCAGGGCCAAGTCCATGAGACAGGTGGTGACCGCCTGCTCGGACGGTGCCATTGCGGCAGAGAGCGCCTCCTCGTATCTGGCCAATCCGCAAAGCTTCCAAACGATAAAGCCGCGATAA
- a CDS encoding ClC family H(+)/Cl(-) exchange transporter produces the protein MDGISSQKGTGSDSQVGRRLSRRFQVNLVGEGALVGLIGGGVVTLYRLSLSAAERLLRHVTGAAAGNAPLMAAWAVALLGILLVVRALMRWEPATSGSGIPQVDAEVMGRMDMPWHRVVLAKFCEGTLLTFAGLSMGREGPSVQLGGMSGKAVSRILHRKRGEERLLVTCGAAAGMSAAFHAPLTGVLFAIEEIHKEFTAPLIISVMTSSVVADFLVSQVLGIRPVISLAFAANLPHADYATVVLLGLACGLLGALHNRGMFACKALYNRLGGRAAQWKLAVPFALAGVCAFAFPDLMCGGDAIVEKLMAPRTLTLATMFALLAGKYLMTTLAFGSSAPGGTLFPMVVMGGLIGAIFGLGASAATGLTDAYLPNFIALGIAGLFSGAVRAPVTAVVLVFELTGSLDALLSVTIVSILAYVVANLLRVDPYYEHLLADLLGVTPDDPSLNGEPGEKVLKTVYVGSGSRLEGMRVSEVPWPDGTRIVTIDRTGQEIVPNGETRLLALDGLLLIMDSEFEDDVMLKVGLMSEQRV, from the coding sequence TTGGACGGCATTTCGTCTCAGAAGGGCACAGGTTCAGACAGCCAGGTCGGGCGCAGGCTCTCTCGCAGGTTCCAGGTAAACCTGGTCGGCGAGGGAGCCCTCGTCGGGCTCATCGGCGGGGGAGTGGTGACGCTCTACCGCCTCTCGCTCTCGGCCGCCGAGAGGCTGCTCAGGCATGTCACGGGCGCCGCAGCGGGCAACGCCCCGCTCATGGCCGCCTGGGCTGTGGCCCTTCTTGGCATCCTCCTTGTGGTGCGGGCGCTGATGCGCTGGGAGCCTGCCACGTCAGGCAGCGGGATTCCCCAGGTAGACGCAGAGGTCATGGGACGCATGGACATGCCCTGGCACCGCGTCGTTCTCGCCAAATTCTGCGAGGGCACATTGCTCACATTTGCCGGTCTCTCCATGGGCCGAGAGGGTCCTTCGGTCCAGCTCGGTGGCATGTCCGGAAAGGCCGTCTCTCGCATCCTGCATCGCAAGAGGGGAGAAGAGCGTCTGCTCGTGACCTGCGGAGCCGCAGCAGGCATGTCCGCGGCCTTTCACGCACCCCTCACGGGGGTTCTCTTTGCCATCGAGGAAATCCACAAGGAATTCACTGCACCACTCATAATCTCCGTCATGACGTCTTCTGTGGTGGCGGACTTCCTGGTCTCGCAGGTCCTTGGCATCAGGCCGGTCATTAGCCTCGCCTTTGCGGCAAACCTTCCGCACGCCGACTACGCCACCGTGGTGCTCCTCGGCCTTGCCTGCGGTCTGCTGGGTGCGCTCCACAACCGCGGTATGTTTGCCTGCAAGGCGCTCTACAACCGGCTGGGTGGCCGGGCTGCCCAGTGGAAGCTTGCCGTACCGTTTGCCCTAGCCGGAGTCTGCGCCTTTGCCTTCCCAGACCTCATGTGCGGCGGCGACGCCATCGTGGAGAAGCTCATGGCGCCCCGTACGCTCACGCTCGCGACGATGTTTGCCCTACTTGCGGGAAAGTACCTGATGACCACGCTTGCATTTGGCTCGAGCGCCCCCGGCGGGACGCTGTTTCCGATGGTGGTCATGGGCGGTCTCATCGGGGCCATCTTCGGCCTTGGCGCTTCTGCCGCGACGGGCCTGACCGACGCATACCTGCCAAACTTCATAGCGCTGGGCATCGCCGGGCTCTTCTCGGGAGCCGTGCGCGCTCCGGTCACGGCCGTGGTGCTGGTCTTTGAGCTGACGGGCTCACTCGACGCGCTGCTCTCCGTGACCATCGTCTCCATCCTGGCGTACGTCGTCGCAAACCTGCTGCGAGTGGACCCGTACTACGAGCACCTCCTTGCCGACCTCCTTGGCGTGACGCCCGACGATCCCTCGCTCAACGGCGAGCCGGGAGAGAAGGTTCTGAAGACCGTCTACGTTGGCTCCGGCTCAAGGCTCGAGGGGATGCGCGTGAGCGAGGTGCCCTGGCCTGACGGGACGCGCATCGTGACCATTGACCGCACGGGACAAGAGATCGTACCCAACGGCGAGACACGCCTGCTCGCGCTAGACGGGCTTCTGCTCATCATGGACTCCGAATTCGAGGACGACGTCATGCTCAAGGTGGGGTTGATGAGCGAGCAGAGGGTCTAG